Proteins from one uncultured Anaeromusa sp. genomic window:
- a CDS encoding electron transfer flavoprotein subunit beta/FixA family protein encodes MKILVCVKQVPDTTEVRIDRETNTLQRQDVPSILNPFDRHALEEALRVKERCGGTVSVLTMGPLQAQEVLKECLALGADEAVLVSDKAFAGADTLATSRTLAAAIAKLQPAELIFCGKQAIDGDTAQVGPELAEHLNMAQITCVSKLEVFPAERRLIAEREVEDGHEVLELSLPAVLTVSKSLNEPRYPSIKGRLRANKTSIPILMLADLGLQAEETGLQGSPTRVVRIFAPETRKGGEVIQGMAPRQAADLLAIRLKQAGIF; translated from the coding sequence GTGAAAATACTAGTTTGCGTCAAGCAAGTGCCTGATACGACAGAAGTGCGCATCGATAGGGAGACCAACACTCTGCAGCGACAGGATGTTCCCAGCATACTCAATCCTTTTGACCGGCATGCTTTGGAAGAGGCGCTGCGCGTGAAAGAGCGTTGCGGCGGCACGGTGAGTGTTTTGACCATGGGGCCTTTGCAGGCGCAGGAAGTGCTGAAAGAGTGCTTGGCCTTGGGCGCGGACGAAGCCGTGTTGGTCAGCGATAAGGCTTTCGCCGGGGCCGATACCCTGGCTACAAGCCGGACGTTGGCGGCGGCTATTGCTAAGCTGCAGCCGGCAGAACTCATTTTTTGCGGCAAGCAGGCTATTGACGGCGATACGGCGCAGGTGGGGCCGGAACTGGCGGAGCATTTGAATATGGCGCAAATCACTTGTGTTTCCAAGTTGGAAGTATTTCCGGCAGAAAGACGGCTGATTGCCGAGAGGGAAGTGGAAGACGGTCATGAAGTATTGGAACTTTCTCTTCCTGCCGTTTTGACTGTGTCCAAAAGTTTGAATGAACCTCGCTATCCTAGTATTAAAGGACGCTTGCGAGCGAATAAAACATCAATTCCTATTTTGATGCTGGCAGATTTGGGACTGCAAGCAGAAGAAACAGGGCTGCAGGGATCGCCGACAAGGGTTGTGCGAATTTTTGCCCCGGAAACTCGCAAAGGGGGCGAAGTCATTCAAGGGATGGCTCCCCGTCAAGCTGCTGATTTGCTGGCCATTCGATTAAAACAAGCTGGTATCTTCTGA
- a CDS encoding acyltransferase gives MAKLHLFSLEATRGIAMLGVVGIHTGAFSLSYAQPDIHLFALLEIASRFSVPIFFFISAFGLFLNDDLQQPFQYGRFLLRRLRTVLVPYLTWSLLYMMHYTYTSGDEHIWDDPFLQCYFLFGLGSYQLYFLVILLWFYLFMPLWRPLVRQLSGKGVWLLPCLFFLQMAFNYWSYALFRPHEDGYWLNLFLQYRLSYWPWHYVFLFLLGGVCAVRVSQFRELLQRHFSFLSLAALGSLGLLLGYYYVLIFQFSYSLEDAVNAAQQLSPPGMLYTLGATFWLFALFDRPLPNPLSWLLSLLGRHSYFVYLVHPFFMYYAMEWLNDATLELTPERIPLFFLWAAGGSLCAAIVFRFLSRFIPGLSWILTGSGSRR, from the coding sequence ATGGCCAAATTGCACTTGTTTTCTTTAGAAGCCACCAGAGGCATTGCTATGCTAGGGGTAGTCGGCATTCATACAGGCGCTTTTTCTCTTTCCTATGCTCAGCCGGACATTCATCTGTTCGCCCTATTGGAAATCGCCAGCCGTTTTAGCGTACCTATCTTTTTTTTCATTTCAGCCTTCGGCTTATTTTTAAACGATGATTTACAGCAACCTTTTCAATACGGGCGCTTTCTGCTTCGGCGTCTGCGGACCGTTCTGGTTCCGTACCTTACCTGGTCGCTTCTCTATATGATGCACTACACCTACACAAGCGGCGATGAACACATCTGGGACGATCCTTTTTTACAATGCTATTTTTTGTTTGGCCTAGGCTCGTATCAACTGTATTTTTTGGTCATCCTGCTTTGGTTTTACCTCTTCATGCCTTTGTGGCGCCCCCTGGTACGCCAGCTATCCGGCAAAGGCGTTTGGCTGCTTCCCTGCCTGTTTTTCCTGCAGATGGCCTTCAATTATTGGTCCTACGCTCTCTTTCGTCCGCATGAAGACGGCTACTGGCTGAATCTATTTCTCCAATACCGTCTTAGTTACTGGCCCTGGCATTATGTTTTTCTCTTTTTACTGGGAGGCGTTTGCGCCGTCCGTGTATCTCAATTCCGCGAACTGCTGCAACGGCATTTTTCATTCCTATCTCTTGCAGCCTTGGGCTCTTTGGGCTTATTGCTCGGCTATTACTACGTGCTGATCTTCCAATTCTCGTACTCTCTGGAAGACGCCGTCAATGCCGCCCAGCAGCTCAGCCCCCCTGGCATGCTGTACACCCTTGGCGCTACATTTTGGCTCTTCGCCCTCTTTGACCGTCCCCTGCCTAACCCGCTTTCCTGGCTTCTTTCCCTTTTGGGGCGGCATTCTTACTTCGTTTACCTGGTACATCCTTTTTTCATGTACTATGCCATGGAATGGCTCAATGACGCTACTCTAGAGCTAACGCCGGAACGCATTCCCCTCTTTTTCCTTTGGGCTGCCGGCGGCAGTCTCTGTGCAGCCATTGTCTTTCGTTTTCTCAGCCGCTTTATTCCAGGGCTTTCCTGGATTCTCACCGGTTCTGGGTCTCGTCGATAA
- a CDS encoding electron transfer flavoprotein subunit alpha/FixB family protein, protein MAVKTAQDSAAWQDIWVYIEGNGPGDLRGVSLELLGVGRALADAGGQRLAAVVCSDGTQEWEPFLFSYGADLVYYAIAPGLQPYTTDGHASALSSLAAEYKPAALLLGATANGRDLAPRVAARLQTGLTADCTAVAYQEEERRIVWTRPAFSGNIMATIVSNRYPQMGTVRPGIFKRPRQQPGRSGTSVRQEVVLPMLAAKILEFRPGKMAAVKLEEASVIIAGGRGMGNAENFQLLQQLADAMGGVVAASRAAVDAGWQSHVVQVGQSGKAVGPKLYLACGISGAVQHLAGIGGADIVVAVNKDPDAPIFRMADIGIVGDVLEIIPALIRAVEETKRG, encoded by the coding sequence ATGGCAGTGAAGACGGCGCAGGATTCGGCGGCATGGCAGGATATCTGGGTATATATAGAAGGAAACGGACCGGGTGATCTTCGGGGTGTTTCCTTAGAACTTTTGGGAGTCGGACGGGCGTTAGCAGACGCTGGCGGACAGAGGCTGGCGGCTGTTGTTTGCTCGGATGGAACGCAGGAATGGGAACCATTTCTTTTTTCTTACGGTGCAGATCTGGTTTACTATGCGATAGCTCCCGGTTTGCAGCCGTATACTACCGATGGGCATGCAAGCGCTCTGAGCAGCTTGGCGGCAGAATATAAGCCAGCAGCCCTTCTTTTGGGCGCTACGGCTAACGGGCGGGATTTGGCGCCCCGAGTTGCAGCCAGACTGCAAACTGGGTTGACCGCAGACTGTACCGCAGTTGCCTATCAGGAGGAAGAGAGAAGGATTGTTTGGACGCGGCCGGCTTTTAGCGGTAATATCATGGCGACCATTGTCAGCAACCGATATCCGCAAATGGGAACGGTGCGGCCTGGGATTTTTAAGCGGCCAAGGCAACAACCGGGACGAAGCGGGACTTCCGTTCGTCAGGAAGTGGTCTTGCCGATGTTGGCGGCGAAAATTTTAGAATTTCGACCTGGAAAGATGGCGGCGGTCAAGTTGGAGGAAGCTTCGGTTATTATCGCTGGCGGCCGCGGCATGGGCAATGCGGAAAATTTTCAATTATTGCAGCAGTTGGCAGATGCCATGGGCGGTGTTGTAGCCGCCTCAAGGGCTGCGGTAGACGCGGGCTGGCAATCGCATGTAGTCCAAGTGGGCCAAAGCGGTAAAGCCGTTGGCCCTAAACTGTATCTTGCATGTGGAATTTCCGGCGCGGTGCAGCATTTGGCTGGTATTGGCGGCGCAGATATTGTGGTGGCTGTGAACAAGGATCCAGATGCTCCCATTTTTCGCATGGCTGACATTGGCATTGTGGGAGATGTGTTGGAAATCATCCCGGCGTTGATCCGGGCAGTGGAAGAGACCAAAAGAGGCTGA
- a CDS encoding DUF2007 domain-containing protein — translation MWTVIYIATNRAQAEQLKELLCQEGILANIRPAGAMAAANDGLHEILVLESEADEAHAILCEHAIK, via the coding sequence ATGTGGACTGTCATTTATATTGCCACAAACCGTGCTCAGGCGGAACAACTGAAAGAGTTGCTGTGCCAAGAAGGAATTTTGGCCAACATCCGGCCTGCGGGTGCTATGGCAGCCGCCAATGACGGATTGCATGAGATTCTGGTCCTTGAATCGGAAGCGGACGAGGCGCATGCTATTTTGTGCGAGCATGCGATCAAGTGA
- a CDS encoding YdcF family protein — MKTYKKITGLVSVAALLLLLGSEVLVLKDAFTAAPAPSQAILILGTRVYGQEPGPMLQLRLEKALALYRQGFAPYLLVSGGQGADEDISEAAAMRNYLMARDVPAAAILLEDASTSTYENLRNSTAILREKDLNQVIVVTNRSHVFRSLYLARLHGLDASGGAAPMSDRPLASAYQFFREGVAVLSLMRYEHFLSPIPAPAPPRSGALLQSKSALPL; from the coding sequence ATGAAGACTTATAAAAAAATCACCGGCCTAGTAAGCGTTGCGGCTTTGCTTTTGCTGCTCGGCAGCGAGGTTCTGGTCCTAAAGGACGCCTTCACTGCGGCACCTGCTCCCAGCCAGGCTATTCTCATTCTGGGAACCCGTGTCTACGGGCAAGAACCAGGGCCTATGCTCCAGCTGCGTTTAGAAAAAGCCCTGGCTTTATATCGCCAGGGCTTTGCGCCGTACCTATTGGTCAGCGGCGGCCAAGGAGCCGACGAGGACATTAGCGAAGCCGCCGCCATGCGTAACTATCTAATGGCCCGAGACGTTCCTGCCGCCGCCATTCTTCTAGAGGACGCTTCTACAAGCACTTACGAAAACCTGCGCAACAGCACTGCTATTCTTCGGGAAAAAGATTTGAACCAGGTAATCGTCGTCACCAATCGTTCTCACGTTTTCCGTTCCTTATATTTAGCCCGCCTTCACGGCCTTGACGCCAGCGGAGGCGCCGCACCCATGAGTGACCGGCCTCTCGCCTCGGCATATCAGTTCTTTCGAGAAGGGGTTGCTGTCCTTTCACTCATGCGGTATGAACACTTCCTGTCCCCAATACCCGCTCCAGCTCCTCCAAGGTCTGGGGCGTTGCTTCAATCCAAAAGCGCTCTTCCGTTGTAA